GGTCACCACCGGCCGCACGCGCGCGCGGGCGTCGGGCGCGTAGCGCCGCTCACCATGCCACGCACGCTCGAGGCGCTCGAGCACGCGGAGCTCACCGGCGCCGAGCGTCGCCGCCGCGAGCGCGGGGGGTTCACGGACTCGACGCTCGAGGGTGGGGCCGAGCGCTGGGCCGGCCTCATCGACCGCGGCGAGGAGTCGCGCGCGGCCCGCCTCGACCTCGCCGCTCGCCAGCTCGGCCGTCCCGAGCCAGAGCGCTCGGGTCGCGCCGTCCGCGTGTCGCAGCGGGCCGTCGAAGAGCTCCGCTACTCGAACCGGACGGCCAGCGAAGGAGAAGATGAAGAGCCACACCAAGTGGCGGAGCGGCCGCGCTGCGGCAGCATCGAGCCGCCCGTGCTCACTCTCCGCCGCGGCGAACATCGCGGTCAGGTCGCCGCACTCTCCGAGGCAGCGGACGTAGCGCGGCAGGAGCGCGAGCTCCACGCTGCCCGGCGAGGCCCCGAGGTGTGCGCGCAGCTCACTCCACGCTCCCATCGCAGCGAACCGCTCGGCCGCCGCTAGGCTCGCGAAGCTCCGCGAGCTCCGACCCAGCTCGTCGAGCGCTCGGAGCCCCTCCTCGCGGTGGCCGCTGCGGAGCGCCTCGAGCGCGAGATAGTACTGCGCGGTGTCGCGATAGCCGCTCGCCGGCCGGAGCCAGGCGACGACCCGTGCGGAGCGAGCGGCGTCCCGGTAGCGTCGCGCGAGCGCCAGGCGCGCGACCCGGCGGACCATGAGCCCGGGCAGGAGCACGACGGTGAGCCACGCGCCAGCAGCCGCGTAGCCTGCCCCGTGCCCGAGCGCGAGATACGCCCCGCCGCCCAGCGCCATCACCAGGGCGAGCATCGCGCGAGGCTCTCGGCGCAGGGCCTTCGGCAAGGCGAAGGTGCGGAGCAGCGCGATGGCCCAGGTGAGGCCCACGAAGCCCAGGAGCGCGAGATCGGGGTCGAGTAAGAAGCTCAAGCCTCGTCATCCATGGCCCGAAAGCTCGCGTCGCTCAAGCTCGGAGCGCGCCCCCACGACTCGCGCTCCCCCCGGGCGGAGATACGCTAAGCTCACTCGGGTGGCGCTTGGAAAGGGCGGACTCGCAGCGCTCGTAGTGCTCGTGACGGCGAGCGTCAGCGCCGCCGCCGAGCCCGCTTCGGGCCGTGGCGGGCCGACCGAGCGAGCGCTCGCGAAGGACGCCGAGCTCTCGCTCTCGGTCCCCGATGAGTCCGACGCGGCCGGGCGAGTCCAGGCGCTGGCGACGGCGGCCGGCGCGCGCCTGGTGCGGGGCACCTTGCAGGAGCTCGTCCTCGAGGTCCCCGACGCACGCTATCGCGGCCTCATCAGTGAGCTTCGGCGCGTCGGCACAGTCCGCTACGAGCGGGTCACGACGAGGGATCTCGGCGCCGCGCTCGAAGAGGCCGCGGCGGCGATCCGCGCGGGGGCGGAGGCGCGCGCGCGCCTCGAGCGCTCGCGCGCGCTCGCGCGGGGCGTATCCGATGAGCTCGAGCTCGAGCGCGCGCTCGGAGCCGAGGCGGCCTCCTCCGCCGACGCCGCTCGCCGCTACGCCGAGCTCGAGCGGCGCGCCGGGGTCACGAGAGTCACGGTGCGGCTCGTCGCACCGGAGCCCGAACGGATCGACGGCCCGCGGCTCCCATTCCGCTGGCTCGGCGAGGTCGACGCGCTTCGCCTGAGCGACACCACGACCCCGCACGACTCGCCGCGCTCCCAAGCAAGCGCCTTCATCGATGGGCAAGTCCAGCTGCGCGCGGAGGCCAGCACCGGAGGAGGCGCGCTCGGCGA
Above is a window of Deltaproteobacteria bacterium DNA encoding:
- a CDS encoding rhomboid family intramembrane serine protease translates to MSFLLDPDLALLGFVGLTWAIALLRTFALPKALRREPRAMLALVMALGGGAYLALGHGAGYAAAGAWLTVVLLPGLMVRRVARLALARRYRDAARSARVVAWLRPASGYRDTAQYYLALEALRSGHREEGLRALDELGRSSRSFASLAAAERFAAMGAWSELRAHLGASPGSVELALLPRYVRCLGECGDLTAMFAAAESEHGRLDAAAARPLRHLVWLFIFSFAGRPVRVAELFDGPLRHADGATRALWLGTAELASGEVEAGRARLLAAVDEAGPALGPTLERRVREPPALAAATLGAGELRVLERLERAWHGERRYAPDARARVRPVVTWALVGALAAMFALEILAGGSTDDATLLRLGALEPSRLGSEPWRLLTAQLLHFGPVHLGFNALGLALLGGFAERALGRVRFLVVYLLSGTLALCAYALLARLGVTAAELLVGASGNIMGIVGASAAILAQGWWAERAPVARRYLIIFASMVVLQAVVDLLVPGTSFVAHALGAAFGFVLAGPMVGMGAARVAVVGALSIVLSVAGERYSSRESRQLLACAGPELTGCEESCRGGASDACLELAARLREGVGVEADAPRALEFEELACELGSAYGCQSLDRAARDGRASEAERRFARGALGTACARGEREACRLLEELVR
- a CDS encoding DUF4349 domain-containing protein, which translates into the protein MALGKGGLAALVVLVTASVSAAAEPASGRGGPTERALAKDAELSLSVPDESDAAGRVQALATAAGARLVRGTLQELVLEVPDARYRGLISELRRVGTVRYERVTTRDLGAALEEAAAAIRAGAEARARLERSRALARGVSDELELERALGAEAASSADAARRYAELERRAGVTRVTVRLVAPEPERIDGPRLPFRWLGEVDALRLSDTTTPHDSPRSQASAFIDGQVQLRAEASTGGGALGDGAGAFGLGIGLRSLGAASPVGLYGGFDLALGGGTGFLYRLQPLLGVGAGLGRYVTVGLGAGPGLDGLTGRIPFGVSFPIELSLGLDFIRAVGVTAWARDGWVLASSRREHGAPHAAFGDEASAGLDVLFGERRGPDASVNRAGFRVGLGIREVMGAPMAELSVGVGARQVDF